The sequence ATTGAAGCGCGCATACTCTCGCGCCTGAGCGATTCCGAATATGTTCGCACGCTGCGAATTCTCTCTCCTGATTATCGCCGCCCTTCACACGATTCGTCCGGCCCGCTAGAAAATTTGCACAAATTTACCTTCGAAACTTTTGAACTGCGTGCCGCGGAGAATTTGCAAGCCAGCGAGACGCAGGGCTTGCAGAAAGCACTGAAAGAAGCGCGCGAATTCGCCGAAGACCCGGACGGCTGGCTGGTGCTGACGGGGCCATTTGGCTGCGGGAAAACGCACCTGGCAGCCGCAATTGCCAACTATCAGGCCGAAAAAGGGTATCATTTGCCCATGTTCGTGGTCGTACCTGATCTGATGGATCATTTGCGGGCAACGTTTGGGCCGCGCAGCACCGTCAGCCTGGATCGCCGTTTTGAGGA comes from Chloroflexota bacterium and encodes:
- a CDS encoding ATP-binding protein: MVVTTNLLLADIEARILSRLSDSEYVRTLRILSPDYRRPSHDSSGPLENLHKFTFETFELRAAENLQASETQGLQKALKEAREFAEDPDGWLVLTGPFGCGKTHLAAAIANYQAEKGYHLPMFVVVPDLMDHLRATFGPRSTVSLDRRFEEVRKAPLLILDDLGTLNMTPWAREKLYQLFNYRYYAEMPTVITTPELKDEMDPRLLSRMKDTRLCTICAITVPSYRGTGGQGKRKKRR